DNA sequence from the Puntigrus tetrazona isolate hp1 chromosome 2, ASM1883169v1, whole genome shotgun sequence genome:
ATTATTAGCCTgcctataaataaaacaataatctaTTAAAAATTCCAATTGCGTAATCTAAAAAGAAAACGAACAGCAAAGGCCTCGCTCTTTAGGGAGTTAAAGGACAAACACGACTCGTAATGGCTCGTTAATTACTCTGCAGAGACAGAAACCGGATTGGAccgacagacacacagacagacatccGTCGATGCTGCAGCGTTAGTGTGCTCAACAAAGGCTCAGGCCGGGGAGAGGGCCATTTTACCAAATACAAAGGAAGCAGAGCAGCGAGGGAGGGGAGGACTATGGGAATGACAGGAATAGCGAAATATCTCTTTACGAAATCGCAATGTGCCATCAAACCAAACACTGAACAATGGGTGAGAAGTGATCAGTCACGACTACAACAGAATATACAGTGTAACGACAgtacagcaaataaataatttagatgTCGAGCTGCCTTCTGTCAAAGCCGACTGCGCATCACGGTGGCAAAATGCCGGAACAGCAATGATGATATTACGACCCAGACACTGTACGACGTAATCTATCCTAATTTTGAAAACAGCCGTGAAAGATTATCGTCTGCTGGTAAGTGTTTGTACCATTTACAATCTGTACACTCAAAATATTAGAGACGTGAAAGCATTTCGCGTAGTCATAAGAAATATGAATCATAATTGGTTATGATGATCATAGAGCGCGCCGGAGGACGCAACAGGTCGCGCGTACAGTAGAGCTGTAGTTCCGCGTGGATTTGGCTGACGTAATTATGACATTTGAACATGAATTTTATGAGGCGTATTATAGCGTGTATTGACACGCAAGCTAAACACTTCTTTGTGTTTTGGCatgattatcattttaataaaataaatataaaaaaaatttaggCGTTGAAAAATATGTTCTTTGGTCATCTTACGTTTTGACACATGATATAATAGTGAGTCGTATGTAAGGAATGTGTGCGTAACCAAATCACATTGAAgccaaatcatttaaaaataacaataaaaacataaagaaaataaattaaagaaagaaagaagcacGTGTACATGAAATACATAATTCTGTTGAGTGCAAGGACGTGTAGCCTAATggttttctaaattaaatatcatttactTTTACAGATTATGCTACTGAAAACAGGACATATTACAGATGGTCTAAATGTAGAACGTTTCAAATTCTATTATTAGGCATTAACTGTATTAATATAGCAATGCCACTGAAATAAGATTACCTCTGCAAGCCCTTCTAAGTTCTAATGAAGTTAATGCCGGCCTGTTGAATGCATGACTttagtttaaagtttaatgtcataatatgacattttaaaataaacataatacaatatGTTAACTTTGAATACATGTGGTGCCCTTACAGAGTCTTTGCAGTAAGccatacaataatatatatgaaatatattaaatagaatgtTTGTAGTGTTTGCcaaattgcactttttttttatttatcttactTCTTCAAGCTCTTACCTGGTGTCTAATTATTGAATACTACTGAGACTTAAAAAAGGGTCAGGGGAACGCCTTAAAACTTGGGGGTGTAAGGGAAAGGAGGGGTATATGCATGAGTAGGTGGTGTTCTGCGTTATTTGAATGCAAATGCAGAGAGAACAAGCCGAGgctgtgtttgagagagaaacGGGGAAAAGGAGGTGGAGAGTTGTCTTTGGATTTTAGTTAGACATTGAATAGACACAGATTTAGTTTGCCAAGTGCTTAGTTCACTTTTGAGACATTGCTTGCTCATGTATGCACCTGGCATTTGGCCTTGTAGCTCtctatataaatgaaacatggaTTTTTGATTGTTTCTCAGAACTGATGCAGTAAGATTTACTATAATTTAGCTTAAAGAGAAAGATTTTCAATCTGTTTCAACCCATGGGCCAATTAGCCATTGACTTTCCCCTGCATCATGTCACGCCGGAAACAGAAAAGACCTCAGCACTTTTTCAGCCCCATCCTCAACACTTCGTGGCTACTTCAACATGGTgagaaatgttttactgttcaGTAAGAGAGCTCCATTGTTTCTGTCAGTGAGCCGTCTTGCAAATGTCATTTGAGATATACGTTTACCATATTTGATCTCATTttaagaaaagtaaaataaaacaaaagtagaaataaaaggaatttttgtattatttggaCACAGTTACATCCCAACAGCTTCCACCGAATGTCCAATTAGAACTTTTCATCTTCTGACCCAAGCTTGGAATTTAGACCACCCACGATATTATATGTATGGGTATtgagaatgtttaaaaaaaagaagaacaaataGCAAAGTGAACATGAAAGGATGTGTAATATGCTGAACTGGATTTTAAAAAGGGGATTAGAAATAGGTTGTGGAAAAAGGTGGAATACTCTGAAAAAGAAGGAGACACTTGAGTGCCTTAACGGGAATGGCATGAGACTTCATTGTCTCCGTGAGGCTTTGTGGTCGTGCACTCAGGCATTAACTGCCAGGAAGTACATGCATAACAGTGTGTTGATCTGTGACTTAAATTTTAAAGTTCTTTAAGTACAGGAAACTTGCATCTTTCCCtagtatatgcatgtgtatgtattgcTAAGCAGTTTGTATTCATGCTCTTTATGTCTTCTGGATACAGCTCTGATGCTGAAGGTCACTTATTTTAGGCAATCTAGCTTTTTTTAAGTGGTTGACAATGGCACTAAGACTCACTGACCTTTCAGGCTTCGCTGAGTTAGGACAgaagatttgtttaaatatatgagATGTAATAGCATATATTCACTTACTCAGACTAGGTGGGTTGGTGAAGGGGCTTGGGAATTTTGTGGTGAGGTTCATTGTCCATGTTCATTGTTGCTGTGGAAACAAAGTTGGCTGTTAACGGTGCTAAAGCATTGTAAGCTGGTAGAGGGATGGGATTTCAGATCAGAGGGAGTGAggggatagagagagagagtaatcTAGAAGGAGACAGCAATGTACAAGtctagctaaaaaaaaaaggggaggGGGAATGAACAGTGTGCATTAtgatctttatattttatataggaTAGGCCTATAATAATAgatacataatattaaaaagatgtTGGTGAAGGGTGATAGTGAGAGTTTAAGAGGCACAGTAGGTGGCATTTATGGGAGCAAAGCAATACTACACTTTGGTTGGcctttttaatacaaatacagtGTTTCTAACAAGGTCAGCCAGAGGTAAACTCTACATATGTTATGTTTCCCTGGTGATGCTTGTGTAAGCAGTGAGTGGAAACAATTGAAAAGCAATAAAGATGACAACAACCTAAAGAAATTGAAAGTACTAAAGGTTTCAAATTTGGTTTAGAGGTTTGTAAGGCTAATGCGTTTATCGGCTTTACAAGTCCAATGAAAACAATAATGTGGCAAACAACGagcagtaaaattaaaaattccaaAACTAATTGTGTAATACAATTTGTACAATCTATTTTCTCTACTCAATTCCTAATCACTAGTTTAAATTATGCAATGTaatacattcatttgttttcattaaagtaatacatttagAATGTCTATTTAAGAAATTACATAATAGGCGGAACAGGTGCTGTCTTTTCCTTGTACCTTATTGAACTTGCTTTATATACAttagaccagtatcagaagtatAGTAATAATCAATTATTTGCATggcatacatttttgcataaatagtTTCTCTCTGATTTTTTTAGAGGAGCAGTTGGCAGTGAAGTCCCTCACCTCTACTCTTGCAAAGAACTCTTCCTGCTTTTCCTCACACTCAACTCAAAGCCGTCAATCTTCCTTAAACCCAAGCTCACCAGTTGATAGGTTCACAGCACCTTCTCTGACAAGAGCCAGCCATCCCGTTTTTCACATCCCTAACCAGCCCAAAAAATTTCCTTCAAACCTCACAGAGTCTCAGCTTTTCCAAATTTCCCACTCTACTAATCAGTGTATCACTGCAACTGTGCTCTCTACCCACAACCACACCCACTTACCCATGGCTTCTCCAAAGTTAGGTGTGTCAGCAACCACAACCTCCTGTTCATCCTCCTCTGTTGCTGCTTCTCTCTGTGTGCCTCCACACCCTGGAAGCCCTAGTTCTGTGCCTCAGGGTCCTCCAAGTCCAGTTACACCCTCTTCCAGCCCAAGCACAGTCCCCTCAGCTCCAGCATGTGCACCTGTCAGTATCGCTTTCATCTTGGAGGAGCTACGTGTGCTGCAGCAGAGGCAAATTCATCAGATGCAGATGACCGAAGAAATCTGTAGGCAAGTGTTGAGATTGGGAGGAGGATCTTGTGAGGTGGATTCAAAACCATTTACACTACCATCTCTGCCACAGCTCTGTTTAAAAGGTTCTGTTAACAACCCCAGACCCTCCCGACCAAAGTCATCACCTCCCCCTACCTCTGTGGCTCCTCTTTTGGCCTGTTTCTCATCCCTGCTTCCCCCTCAGACCACCTCAAAATCCTCCAAACACAACCACCCTCTCTTGAATGTCTTACGCCCCCATAAAGCACAGTATGACAGCGGCATAGTTACTCCAGCAAGCTTCACCAGTCATACAAGTGCTTCCACGTCCTCATCAATGTCTACAGCTGCTGCCTCAAACTATCCACTCACACTTTCTCTCGGCCTTCCACCGCAAAAATCATCCACCATGGGAGCAAGTGGACACAGTGGTGTGACCTTCCCAAACCAATCTATGCCAGTAGCTGCTGTCCCTTCAGCCCCCTCACAGGATCCAAAACTCCCTGCTCAAGGAGGTACAACTGTGTCATCGTCGGGGCGTATGCAGCATGCATGCCGATTTTGTCGGAAACTATTCAGCAGCGATTCATCCCTGCAAATACACTTACGTTCACACACAGGGGAGCGCCCTTACCAGTGTCCTGTATGTTTCAGTCGATTCACGACACGAGGGAACCTCAAGGTCCACTTTTTGCGGCATCGTGAACAAAACCCTGAACTGTCTTTTTCATTGTTTCCCTGTTCGCTTTTTGCATCTGTAACTGGTGGATCAATGGGAGGGTCAGCACAAATGCAATCAAATGCACAAATCGCCACCAATACAAATGCTACTCAGAGGCAACAAAAACAGCAAGAGGATGATCTGCGTGGTGACAGCCTTGAGGGAACTACTCCCTCAACACGTGCTACAACTTCGTCTCTTCCTCCAAGTATTGATTTGGCCCTGCTGACCACTGCACACTCCCTCCTTCAGCTCAACCGTGCGGCTGCTGCTGCGGCTGCTGCAGCCTCTACTTCCACTACCTCCTCAATCACATCCTCGTCACCTTCTTCTCTGGCCTCCACCCTTCTCTCAGCCCCTGCCTCATCCACCTCCTCCATTGCTGGGGTGTATAAAGGAGTGAAACGCTTTGATGAGAACACCCCACCAATACCTACTCTGCTCCCGCATTCTGCTTACTCGCAGCTTGCCAATTTACCCAAAATCTTCTTCCCAACATCATCCGCTCAGCATCATGCAGGCCATGGGTTTCTCAGGCCAACAACTCCAGCTGGATCTTTCCTGCCATCCCAACAACAACACATCACTTTCCCGTTCACAGCATCATCCACTACCCCATCCATCTCAGCCCCAACCTCAGACACATCAAAGCTGCAAAGACTGGTCGAAAAGTTAGAGAAAGAACCACAAGGTCAGTCACATTGGGTTTCATCCATAGGGGAGACGTCTACCAGCAGCCATAGTGTAGCAGGATCATTAAGCTATAGTAGCAGTGGTTTAATGAGCACAAGCACAAGTACAAATGTGGTCACATCACTTCCATCATCTACGATCCAAATACCATCATCCCTCTTCAGCAAGGAGTCACCCTACCTGGGACTTATGCACTCTGCTGGGACACTTGCCCCTAATCAGTGTAGTGTGTGTCTGCGGGTGCTAAGCTGCCCAAGAGCATTACGTTTGCACCAGGCTACTCATTTAGGTGAGCGACCCTTCCCCTGCAAGTTATGTGGTCGATCCTTCTCAACTAAAGGAAGCCTTCGAGCACACCTTGCTACCCACCGTGCTCGCCCACCAAACAGCCGTGCCCAGAATTCTTGCCCCTTATGTCAAAGGAAGTTTACCAATGCCCTTGTGCTACAACATCATATCCGTATGCACTTAGGAGGACAGCTACCACCAGAGCACATGCCCGATACCTCAACAGATTGTGATACTTTGTCCCATTCCGAGTCTATTGAGCTCTCTGCTTCAGAGATGAGCCCTAGCGCTACAGATGTCCAGTTACTAAATGATCTACAAACTATTACGGATTCTAGACATACTGAATCCCTGGCTGTCAGTACTGCTCTTACAGCATGTGCCATGACCTCCAGCCTACCTGCATCACTTAGCTCGGGTCCTATTCCACCTTTAGACCTAAGCCCTGACCCATTGCTGAATCCAACCCCCCATTCACCTCCAACATTCAGAGTTGATCCACCCGAACTCTCACTCAGTGCACCTTCTCCAGTGGAGTCTGCACCCTCCCTTGTCCCCCCTACCACCCAATCAGCAACCACTGGTCCTGAGGTCACTGATAAGCtatcttttgaactttccagCAACACTGCCTTCTTGGAAGATAAAAAAGATTTCCAGCTCTCCTGGTCTAAACAAAGAAAGTCCGCAAAGAAATGACTGTGAAAGCAGTGAAAACAGATCTGTCTCACCTATACTTTGCTCCAGTTCCAGATCAAATCTGGAAGATCTTCTTAGTATACAAGCCCATAATGCACCCAGAGTTCCTCTACCACATCCAGAATCAACACCACCTTCTCTCCTTGCGCTGAGATCTGAGAGTGTATCTTCTCATACAGTGCATTTAGAAGAGCCTGACCAAAGCCTTCtccaaacatccaaaataatccCCCAAGAGTTCCCTAATGAAGAAAAGATGGaagataaaatgcataaaacaccAAAGAATGGACAAAGGACAGCTCCAGATTTGAGTATTAATGCAGATATGGTATCAgacactgtaaacaaaacaaatgaggaTGAGACTGAGGATCGTGACACACATGTGCAAAAGACCATAAAGGAAGCTCACTGTAGTTCAACTGCAAAGGATAAAGCAGATACAACAGCAGCTGAAATGGACAGAACTGAATCAACTGTATGCATATCACTGACTCCCAGTCTTCCACCTCCAATGCCAGAGAAAAAAATCTACCACTGTTCTGAATGTGGAAAAGAGTATGCAAGTCGCAGTGGACTTAAGGTGAGTGgcattttgaatatattaagcTAAAGAATTATTATCGTATAATGTGAGCATGCAGTTTAACATGGTGCAATGTTAGTTACGCAAGAGATTCTTTATTGTCTCGATGCATTTTGAAAGTTACATGACAATTAAAGAACATCTCTTACTATAACTTCTAGGGGCACATGAAGCACCATGGAGGATTTGTCAAGGCACCCCGGGCTCTTGCAAAGACCAAGGGCCCAGAGAGAGCTTTGCATCATGAGCGCTCACAAACTCACCACCTTGCAACCTTCCTGCCACCAGGACATcagtgagggtttttttttttttttttttttttttttaaacaagcccTCCAGGAACATCAGCAAGCATCAGAGAGCTCTCCCCTAAATCCTATTAAAggaatcagaaaaaaatgtattaagatGAATTTAATAGCTGACAAAAGGGAAGAAACGTGAAGGATATTATGGACTATGACTctagagtgaaaaaaaaaacccacacatgtacacacatagAGGGTTATTTcttgcttgtaaaaaaaaatgtccctgATCTTTAACCCAGAtcctttatattaaaatacctGTATtgagtattttaatatatgtaatgaTGTCTAAATATCTTATAGTACTTCCTTGAATATTATGTGATGTTCTTTtagataaatgtaaattattttgtcTGCGTAAGTTAAGATGGATTCATTTACTTTTCCAAAGTGGTGACCTTAAGGTAGCTAAGGATTTGAACAGTAGCTTTGGATGAGGAACAGACCAAAATTTACCAAAGCCAATGATGACATAATTGATCATTTTCCTCACTAAGAGCTATTGTATTGGTATACTGCTTCTTTATtcttaaagaacattttacattacacattttacaagaaCATTGCTGTGTTTCCaattaaaatccaaaaaagATGGTAAAATTTGAAAGGAGTGTAtttcaaatgaagaaatatgctacttatttaaaaagcacCTTGTCGATACCT
Encoded proteins:
- the sall2 gene encoding sal-like protein 2, with amino-acid sequence MASPKLGVSATTTSCSSSSVAASLCVPPHPGSPSSVPQGPPSPVTPSSSPSTVPSAPACAPVSIAFILEELRVLQQRQIHQMQMTEEICRQVLRLGGGSCEVDSKPFTLPSLPQLCLKGSVNNPRPSRPKSSPPPTSVAPLLACFSSLLPPQTTSKSSKHNHPLLNVLRPHKAQYDSGIVTPASFTSHTSASTSSSMSTAAASNYPLTLSLGLPPQKSSTMGASGHSGVTFPNQSMPVAAVPSAPSQDPKLPAQGGTTVSSSGRMQHACRFCRKLFSSDSSLQIHLRSHTGERPYQCPVCFSRFTTRGNLKVHFLRHREQNPELSFSLFPCSLFASVTGGSMGGSAQMQSNAQIATNTNATQRQQKQQEDDLRGDSLEGTTPSTRATTSSLPPSIDLALLTTAHSLLQLNRAAAAAAAAASTSTTSSITSSSPSSLASTLLSAPASSTSSIAGVYKGVKRFDENTPPIPTLLPHSAYSQLANLPKIFFPTSSAQHHAGHGFLRPTTPAGSFLPSQQQHITFPFTASSTTPSISAPTSDTSKLQRLVEKLEKEPQGQSHWVSSIGETSTSSHSVAGSLSYSSSGLMSTSTSTNVVTSLPSSTIQIPSSLFSKESPYLGLMHSAGTLAPNQCSVCLRVLSCPRALRLHQATHLGERPFPCKLCGRSFSTKGSLRAHLATHRARPPNSRAQNSCPLCQRKFTNALVLQHHIRMHLGGQLPPEHMPDTSTDCDTLSHSESIELSASEMSPSATDVQLLNDLQTITDSRHTESLAVSTALTACAMTSSLPASLSSGPIPPLDLSPDPLLNPTPHSPPTFRVDPPELSLSAPSPVESAPSLVPPTTQSATTGPEVTDKLSFELSSNTAFLEDKKDFQLSWSKQRKSAKK